The Tamandua tetradactyla isolate mTamTet1 chromosome 23, mTamTet1.pri, whole genome shotgun sequence genome includes a window with the following:
- the ANKRD61 gene encoding ankyrin repeat domain-containing protein 61, with the protein MRLVAPEPPSPRSSGSLMGNIAQRGAGSAAPAGEPLHTKLYEAIMREDCPAIKALLRTHPVNQPMTVLTSSSSYRLLVNQQTQSIIPIHLAAEYRKTQSLLCLLEHGADPEVRL; encoded by the exons ATGAGGCTGGTTGCCCCTGAACCCCCAAGCCCCCGCTCTTCCGGTTCCCTCATGGGGAACATAGCCCAGAGGGGAGCTGGCAGCGCAGCGCCCGCGGGCGAGCCACTCCACACCAAGCTCTACGAAGCCATCATGAGAGAAGACTGCCCTGCCATCAAGGCGCTGCTGAGAACGCACCCAGTCAACCAGCCCATGACCGTCCTCACCAGCTCCTCCAGCTACAGGCTGCTTGTGAACCAG cAGACACAGTCTATCATCCCCATTCACCTGGCCGCCGAATACCGCAAAACACAAAGTCTACTCTGTTTGTTAGAACATGGTGCTGACCCAGAAGTAAG ATTATGA